In one window of Syngnathus scovelli strain Florida chromosome 20, RoL_Ssco_1.2, whole genome shotgun sequence DNA:
- the stx11b.1 gene encoding syntaxin-11b.1 isoform X2, with amino-acid sequence MRDRLSNMQELSSSQMESMEYAESALSDSLSNVDLEDELPHEVVVFDNSPAVEKIFEQAEAIHKDVQLIRLEVKRLREQNSRMLQGVTTMSTIKRDANAIGGDIKTRAERVLSNLRDMENTAHKLDEVHGPNSAVTRIARTQYACLSNGFRDAMFDYNEAEMSHRDNCKAQIQRQMEIVGREVTGDEVEEMIEKGHWNIFTDNIMAEGKTARAALSQIEKRHQELVDLENRIKGVHEIFLDVALLVEDQGSMLNSIETNVQKTDEVMQEALFKLGKAKRHDRNNPFKKMFCSCFPCYE; translated from the coding sequence ATGAGGGACCGACTGAGCAACATGCAGGAATTGTCGAGTAGTCAAATGGAGTCGATGGAATACGCCGAGTCGGCTTTATCGGACTCCCTTAGTAACGTGGACCTGGAGGACGAGCTGCCCCACGAGGTGGTGGTGTTCGACAACAGCCCCGCCGTGGAAAAGATCTTCGAGCAGGCGGAGGCCATCCACAAAGACGTCCAGCTCATTCGCCTGGAGGTGAAACGGTTGCGGGAGCAGAACTCTCGCATGCTTCAGGGCGTCACCACCATGAGCACCATCAAAAGAGACGCAAACGCCATCGGCGGCGATATAAAAACGCGAGCCGAGCGAGTGCTGTCCAACTTGCGGGACATGGAAAACACGGCGCACAAGCTGGATGAGGTCCACGGCCCTAATTCGGCCGTCACGCGCATCGCCCGGACGCAGTACGCCTGCCTAAGCAACGGCTTCCGCGACGCGATGTTTGACTACAACGAGGCCGAAATGAGCCACCGGGACAACTGTAAAGCCCAGATCCAGAGGCAGATGGAGATCGTGGGTCGTGAGGTGACTGGCGACGAGGTGGAGGAGATGATCGAGAAAGGCCACTGGAACATCTTCACCGACAACATTATGGCGGAAGGCAAGACGGCTCGCGCCGCTCTCTCCCAGATCGAGAAGCGCCATCAGGAGCTGGTGGACCTGGAGAACCGCATCAAGGGAGTCCACGAGATCTTCCTGGACGTCGCCTTGCTGGTGGAGGATCAAGGCTCCATGCTCAACTCCATCGAGACCAACGTGCAGAAAACGGATGAGGTCATGCAGGAAGCGCTTTTTAAACTCGGCAAGGCCAAACGTCACGACAGAAACAACCCGTTTAAAAAGATGTTTTGTAGTTGCTTCCCTTGCTATGAGTAA
- the stx11b.1 gene encoding syntaxin-11b.1 isoform X1, whose translation MHQRQPCCLRRLVFGSCVRKSEEACLLSSRGRMRDMLEKLRNVRETLEDEDDLEYDESKLPATQESIVFETSLDIDSILKEAESIRKEICLLLLEVERLKKNNERFRTTVRHLSSVKRDSDEIARGIQKQGQQLHTHILALGAESKKMEERAGPNSASSRISCMQFNSLILAFQAAMGSYNQAEELQRSICRERIQRQASILGTKITDKKLDEIVDKGFEGWNELSQSLPTTHEGHSSRWAMTEIKDRHKELVALEARLREVHELFQDVAALTEEQCSMLNNIEANVSKTQQYVQQVNVEIIKAIQYKKKNPFLQFCPCLPCWRQ comes from the exons ATGCATCAGAGGCAGCCGTGCTGTCTGCGTCGCCTCGTTTTTGGATCTTGTGTGAGGAAATCAGAAGAAG CATGTCTGCTCTCTTCCAGAGGGAGAATGCGGGACATGCTGGAGAAATTGCGCAATGTCAGGGAAACCTTGGAAGATGAGGACGACCTGGAGTATGACGAAAGCAAGCTGCCAGCAACTCAAGAGTCGATCGTCTTCGAGACCTCTTTGGACATTGACAGCATCCTGAAGGAAGCCGAGTCGATACGCAAGGAGATTTGCTTGCTCCTCTTGGAGGTGGAGCGCCTGAAGAAGAACAATGAGCGCTTTCGTACTACCGTTCGCCACCTCTCGTCCGTCAAGCGTGACTCGGATGAAATCGCCAGGGGGATCCAGAAGCAAGGGCAACAACTGCACACTCACATCTTGGCACTGGGCGCCGAGAGCAAAAAGATGGAGGAAAGAGCCGGGCCCAACTCCGCTTCGAGTCGCATCTCTTGCATGCAGTTTAACTCACTCATCCTTGCCTTCCAAGCCGCCATGGGGAGCTACAACCAGGCAGAAGAACTGCAGAGGTCCATCTGTAGGGAACGAATCCAGAGGCAAGCCTCCATTTTGGGGACCAAAATCACTGACAAGAAACTCGATGAAATTGTAGACAAAGGCTTTGAAGGCTGGAACGAGTTATCTCAGAGTCTGCCAACGACGCATGAGGGCCATTCCTCTCGCTGGGCGATGACCGAAATCAAAGACCGACACAAGGAACTGGTGGCGCTGGAGGCCCGGCTCAGGGAGGTCCACGAACTGTTCCAAGATGTGGCTGCGCTGACGGAAGAGCAGTGCTCCATGCTGAACAATATCGAAGCCAACGTGTCGAAAACTCAGCAGTATGTTCAACAAGTCAACGTGGAGATTATCAAGGCCATAcagtacaagaaaaaaaatccctttttgCAATTCTGCCCGTGTCTACCCTGttggagacaataa
- the clec11a gene encoding C-type lectin domain family 11 member A — MGPVARSLAMLCLSSLGFCIPARTSHPTQLPFADDKKSRGDLPDILPTSELEPTNAASDFETSYNYVLSRLARMDQAIHKLNVGHYTLDVSMDQLIERLSRMDAKVAELEDKIREVYQHSKDNRKETGRLEGCQKGLRVGYKCYLVYHIYEDYAGASRKCLERGGRMAMPRDRREQEALADYVKSFFRPGNWPVWIGVNDLAVEGVYMFDDSTPVSYFQWRRHFLSSQPDGGKRENCVAMASDDGDWWDHYCDRAMNYMCEFDDRVVL, encoded by the exons ATGGGACCGGTTGCCAGGTCGCTCGCTATGCTGTGTTTGTCTTCTTTGGGCTTCTGCATTCCTGCCAGGACATCGCACCCAACACAG ttGCCTTTTGCAGATGACAAAAAGTCTAGAGGAGATCTTCCTGACATTCTTCCAACATCAGAATTGGAGCCCACAAACGCCGCGTCAGACTTTGAAACCTCTTACAACTATGTTT TGTCCAGACTGGCCCGGATGGATCAGGCCATTCACAAGCTCAACGTGGGCCACTACACTCTGGATGTCAGCATGGATCAGCTTATCGAGCGTCTGTCCAGGATGGATG CCAAGGTGGCAGAGCTGGAGGACAAAATCCGGGAAGTCTACCAACACAGCAAAGACAATCGCAAAGAGACCGGAAGACTGGAAG GTTGCCAGAAGGGCCTGCGGGTGGGCTACAAATGTTACCTCGTGTACCACATCTATGAGGATTACGCGGGCGCTTCCAGGAAGTGCCTGGAACGCGGCGGCCGCATGGCCATGCCTCGAGATCGCCGCGAGCAGGAGGCCCTCGCCGACTATGTCAAGTCTTTCTTCCGGCCGGGCAATTGGCCCGTGTGGATCGGCGTCAACGACCTGGCGGTCGAGGGCGTTTATATGTTTGACGACAGCACGCCCGTCTCCTACTTCCAGTGGCGCAGACACTTCCTGTCCAGTCAGCCGGACGGTGGCAAGCGCGAAAACTGCGTGGCCATGGCGTCCGATGACGGCGACTGGTGGGACCACTACTGCGACAGGGCCATGAACTACATGTGCGAGTTTGATGACAGGGTAGTGCTTTAG